One genomic region from Gossypium hirsutum isolate 1008001.06 chromosome D13, Gossypium_hirsutum_v2.1, whole genome shotgun sequence encodes:
- the LOC107919551 gene encoding leucine-rich repeat extensin-like protein 5 has protein sequence MASFNCLALAFLIALSFASIDVGGAARHLLQQPQPQSLPSFPNLPTPSRQSFPWPGALPPLPTTLPTGLPPLPSIPSVPTIPIAIPPIPFSFPPLPSFPNLPNPGALPPLPTTLPRGLPPLPSIPSIPTAVPSIPFLALPPLPTTLPRGLPPLPSIPSIPTAVPSIPFFSPPPSRSTP, from the exons ATGGCCTCTTTCAATTGCCTTGCTTTAGCATTCTTGATTGCTTTGTCATTTGCAAGCATTGATGTTGGGGGAGCAGCTCGTCACCTTCTGCAGCAGCCTCAACCGCAAAGTTTACCATCTTTCCCTAATCTCCCAACGCCATCCCGACAATCATTCCCATGGCCAGGGGCGCTTCCTCCACTTCCTACCACATTGCCAACAGGACTACCCCCTCTGCCAAGCATTCCCTCAGTCCCCACAATCCCAATTGCAATTCCCCCTATTCCTTTCTCTTTTCCACCATTGCCATCTTTCCCTAATCTCCCAAACCCTGGGGCGCTTCCTCCACTTCCTACCACATTGCCAAGAGGACTGCCGCCTCTGCCAAGCATTCCCTCAATCCCAACTGCAGTTCCCTCTATTCCTTTCTT GGCGCTTCCTCCACTTCCTACCACATTGCCAAGAGGACTGCCGCCTCTGCCAAGCATTCCCTCAATCCCAACTGCAGTTCCCTCTATTCCTTTCTTTTCTCCACCACCTTCTCGCTCTACTCCTTGA